The genomic segment TGATGAACTACGGCTAAGACTTCGAGAATATCTTTCAGGAGTTTGCAGACGACATTTTCTGGTTTAATTTGACCTGGAATAATCTCTTTAGTCAGATCGTGCCCATCAACAAATTCTTGGACTAGATAGAATTCGCCGTTTTCTTCAAAGTGGGCAAATAGTTTGGGAATCTGTTCACTCTTGTTTCCTAACTGGTACAGGATTTGGGCTTCTCGGTCAAATAAACCTTTAGCTATGGGTAAAACGGCTGGATCGTTGCTTTTCGGTTTGAGGTGTTTAACTACACAGTATGGTTTACCTGGTAAATCTAAATCTTGCGCCAAATATGTATCGCCAAATCCTCCGCTACCTAACAATCTCGTGATGTGGTAGTGACTGCGGAGGGTGTGTCCAACTAGGGGTGGTTGGTTCATGAAAGTGGCGAGATTACCGATTTAAGATAGAAATAGCATAAAAGATAGAAATAAAGCAATACATACTAAGGCGGGCAAATCAATTTACGGCTACACAGACCAAGTTTATCTGCACTAACTAATTTAACTTGCCAAGGCAGGTTTTGTGAGTTTAGATACGGTTTTAAATGCTCTTGTTTTTATTTAATATGGTTTTTTTGGGGTAAATGTTGAAACTTCACCCTATTATTTATTTGGAGAATTAGTTTTATTTGCTGGAATTGTTATGTTTGAAAAACCAGTATTTAGACATTCTACATTATCAGTTGAATTTGGGTTTTCACTTGAAGACAATTTCTCTAAATCTTGAATATCTGATTCGCTTATTGAGCCTTTAATAACTGAGGATTGCTGAGTAAAATTTAACAGTTTATCGAAGAATTTAGGCAACAGTTGATTTGAGGGAGGTGAACAGAACTGCACATTTTGTCTGTTATTCGACGATTTTCCTACAAATTGGATCGTGGTGTTTTCGGGGATTTTACTAGGTTCTCCTGCCCCTGATTCTAAAGTCAGAGGGATTGCCTTAGTAGTTCGATAAAACTGACCTGGTGCAACAGTTGGATCGGGAGTGGAAGTTGCTTGAGCATCAGGAGTGGGAGTTGCTTGAGTATTGGGAGTGGGAGTTGCTTGAGCATCAGGCTGATTCGGAAAGGAAAGAGGTAACTTAAAATAGTAAGCACCGATCGCACCGATTAAGGTTAAAGGTATTAAAAACCCCCAACGCCAAGGATTAGATTTAGGTGAAGCTGCGGGTGGGGAAGAACCTTGTGGTAATCTTTGTAGATATGTTGATTCCTCGGGAAATTGCAGCCGAGTAGGTTGATTGGTAGATATAGAATGTGTAGGTAGTGGTACTACTGCTGGAGGTGGTGGGATTGGCGATCGCCCTCCTTCAGCAGACAGTTGCGCTCGGCAATATAGTAGCCCAATAGTGACATTATCATGACCATTCAGAGAGTTTCCAATCCCTACGAGTTCCTGGCTCAAAGTACCCAGGTCTTTTTTGCCTTCCAACACTGGTAATACCAAACTTTCCCAATATTGGTCTACCCGATCGCGATCGCTCAAGCCATCGGAACACAAAAGGAAGATACAATCTTCATCAATGACAAACTTTTGTACAGTGGGATGGAGATTATAAGACCCACCCATACCCAAGGCTTGAATTAAAGAACCAGAACTAGCGTGTTGTAGCGCTTCTCGATACAAGGCATAACCAAGACGCACTTCGCGAGCCGCTAAATCGTCATCTAGAGTAACTTGATGACAACCAGTCCGACTAATTCGATAAGCACGACTATCACCGACATGGGCTAGATAAACCTCATGACCATGATTTACCGCCATCACGACAGTTGTTCCCATCCGTTGGCGGCTGTGTCTTTGTTCTGAGTCGTTACGCTGGGATATCCGGTCATTAGCACTACGGATATAGCTTTCTAACTGATGAGAAACCGATTTAGATTCCCACGTTGAAGGCTGAGTTAAGGATTGAACAATATCTTGATGAATAGCTTCAATTGCCATATTAGAGGCGACATTACCACCTTCATGACCGCCAATCCCATCACAAACGATAGTTAATCCCAAATCCTTACCGCTAATTGAATTGAGGAAAGTACCGCTAGAGGGATAGCAAGCATCTTCATTGCGCGATCGCGTAGGACCTTTATCGCTATAGGTGGCAATTTGATAGAAATGATGGTAGCTATTGGCACAACTATTCAGAGTACTACCCAATACATCCAGGACTTGTTCAGGACTGGTAAATTGACCAGAGGCTAATTGTTGACACAACACTTGCCAAAAATCTGAGGCAGTTGGATGAGCCTCTGGTAAGAATTGTTGCCAAAACTTACCTAAATCAGATAAAGTCGGGGACCGTTGTCCATCGGGCACTAGTTCTAAAATTCGGATTAATGAACCTTCTACCCGTAAAGATTCCAGATTGAGTAAAGTTGAGGCGACTTTTTCCATCACCATAGGCTGCCAGAGTTCTAGTATCTGAGCCAGCCAATTGATTTGCCGTAAAGGAGTTATGTTTTTTTCTCGCCAAACATCCACCAGTCTGGGCATCAGTCTTCCCGCCAAGTTAGTGGCTAACCCTTGACTGTAAATAGGGGCATCTTCTAGCAACCAAATAGACTCTTCCTGACTGGGATTTGCCAGTAACCCATACACCTTGGGAATTTGAGGTTGATAAGCAGACAGTTTCAAGTAGGGAACGATTCCTGGAGGAATATCTTCCGTAGTTACAGGCATCAAACCAGGGTGAGTATCTAGTACGGTGTTTTGATTAACCACTAGATAGCGATCGCCAAGTAACTCACCCTTACCATTACTGTTAAGAGGTTTACCCAGAGTCCACAAATATCGTTTTGGTATGTATCTTTGACATTTTTGACAAAAAATACGATCGAGCGGATTGGGAGCTTTACAGTCTGGGTGAGGGCAGGTGACAATCGCTGTAGATATGTTCATGAATGTTTATAGCTCCAGTCAGCCTGATGGGGCTTTTCCCTTGATATGGTCTTGAACCCTAGTCTTAGCAATTATGGCTTGATTTAATCCTAACCACTGATGGTTAACCTTGTCTTGAGACATTTAGCTAGTCAGGTGTTAGTACCTGGTAACTTGAGAAAGTTACAGCTAATCGCTAAGCATTAATTTTTAGGGTTTATTTGGATTGTAACTTCTCATACCTAATCACGAAATAACTTGATAATTAAATTTTCTCTCGATCTGGATTGGCTAACGAGTTATCTAGGAGGTAGGGTTGCATGAGAATGGGCCAGATGATTACAAAGTAGCCCATCCAGGTAATAATTGGGACGGCGACGATCGCAGTTAACCAAATATTATTCCATAGTATCCAGCTACCTAGTATGAGGATAACCCCAGTCAATAGAATAGACCAAGGTTGACACCACCACGGTTTGAATTGCCAAGGATTAATATAAGAATGGTTAGACATAGACTAGTTGACACTCATAAATTAAAAACAGAGGTTCTAGCCCCTGTTTCTCTTGCTCTCAACGAATAGCTGGCATCCAATCGAGAATTAGCTAGAGCTAACTTGAGGTAGTCCCATACTATAGTTCAATGAACGGGTATTCAAGTTATAACTTACTTGACCCTTTTGTAACATAGAACGCACAAAATGCTCTAGTTCTGAACCAATGCGCCGAAGATTGTATTCTGTTAAATCTTGACCGCTATACGATTCTACTAATTCATCAAATTTTTGGTAGACCCGTTGTAAGGTGTCTTC from the Merismopedia glauca CCAP 1448/3 genome contains:
- a CDS encoding DUF6737 family protein — translated: MSNHSYINPWQFKPWWCQPWSILLTGVILILGSWILWNNIWLTAIVAVPIITWMGYFVIIWPILMQPYLLDNSLANPDREKI
- a CDS encoding PP2C family protein-serine/threonine phosphatase, giving the protein MNISTAIVTCPHPDCKAPNPLDRIFCQKCQRYIPKRYLWTLGKPLNSNGKGELLGDRYLVVNQNTVLDTHPGLMPVTTEDIPPGIVPYLKLSAYQPQIPKVYGLLANPSQEESIWLLEDAPIYSQGLATNLAGRLMPRLVDVWREKNITPLRQINWLAQILELWQPMVMEKVASTLLNLESLRVEGSLIRILELVPDGQRSPTLSDLGKFWQQFLPEAHPTASDFWQVLCQQLASGQFTSPEQVLDVLGSTLNSCANSYHHFYQIATYSDKGPTRSRNEDACYPSSGTFLNSISGKDLGLTIVCDGIGGHEGGNVASNMAIEAIHQDIVQSLTQPSTWESKSVSHQLESYIRSANDRISQRNDSEQRHSRQRMGTTVVMAVNHGHEVYLAHVGDSRAYRISRTGCHQVTLDDDLAAREVRLGYALYREALQHASSGSLIQALGMGGSYNLHPTVQKFVIDEDCIFLLCSDGLSDRDRVDQYWESLVLPVLEGKKDLGTLSQELVGIGNSLNGHDNVTIGLLYCRAQLSAEGGRSPIPPPPAVVPLPTHSISTNQPTRLQFPEESTYLQRLPQGSSPPAASPKSNPWRWGFLIPLTLIGAIGAYYFKLPLSFPNQPDAQATPTPNTQATPTPDAQATSTPDPTVAPGQFYRTTKAIPLTLESGAGEPSKIPENTTIQFVGKSSNNRQNVQFCSPPSNQLLPKFFDKLLNFTQQSSVIKGSISESDIQDLEKLSSSENPNSTDNVECLNTGFSNITIPANKTNSPNK
- a CDS encoding NAD(P)H-quinone oxidoreductase subunit M, encoding MLLKSSTRHIRIYTAEVKDNELIPSEQVLTLDVDPDNELNWGEDTLQRVYQKFDELVESYSGQDLTEYNLRRIGSELEHFVRSMLQKGQVSYNLNTRSLNYSMGLPQVSSS